A segment of the Streptomyces sp. ITFR-21 genome:
GCTCCTGGAGTGACGACCAGGGGCGGTGCGCGTACATGGAATCCTGGGAGAGCACCGCCATCACCTCCAGGCCGGCTTGAAACGCATGAGCTGCGCGCGACGCTGCTCGTTGACAGCCGTGAAAGGCGGAGTGATTTCCTGGGTGTACACCCGCTGAGCAGTGGCGAATCGAGCCTCCGTGGAGACGAGAGTCTCCGACTTGCCGTCATTTACGAGCGGCGAGCCGATGAAGCTGCCTCGCTGTGTCCACCGCTCGCCGCGCGCCTGGGCTTCGAGAGCTGCCGTCGGATTGACGTCGTCGGTCCAGTAGTAATCCACCGGGTCTACGCGCTCCCCCTTGTGCACGCCGCGCTGGTAGCTGCGCTGAGTGGCCCGGTTCCCGATGGAATTGAGAAGCCGGTCCTGGCGGCGGGTTCCGGCGCCGATCGTCCCGAGATACCCATCCGGGTATTCGGCACTGGGGACATGCCCGGTCTCCATCAGCCGGCGGGCGTCGAGAATGTCTCGGGCGCCGGTCATGAGGAATCCGCCCGAGCCTCCGGTGTACGTCACCGCGCCGCTGACCGGTGCCTGGTACGGCGGGTTGTACGAGAGGTTGGCGTTGGCGCCTGCACGCTGGGGGTAGCTCATGCCTTGTTCCACCCCCGACTGGTCTTGAAGAGGGGATTGCCGGAGCGGGCCGGGTCGGTCGCGGCACGATTCACCGAGGTGACGGCGCGAGCGCCCAGCCCGACGGCCAGGCCGCCCATACGCCCTGCTCGTCCCACCCATGCCGGCGCCTGGGGCCGTACGGGGGGTGTGCTGGCTGGCACGGGGCCCGGCTGTGCAGGGGCCGGTGCCAGGGGCGCGGGACGGCTGTACGTGGAGGACCGGTTGGGGTCGGGTGCCGGACCGAAGCGCTGGCCGGCTGCCTGGTAGGCGGAACGGTTGATCGTCACGGCGGGCCGGTCGGGAGCGGGCGCCGCAGAGGGCGCGGCGGCCGGGGCCGGCCAGTGAGTGGGAGCAGGGCCTGCGGCCGAGGGGGAAGCGGGGCCGCTCGGGGTCGGACCGAGCATGCTGATCTCCGGCTGCGTCCAGGTCGGGCTGGAGGAGGCAGCCGGTGCCGGGTCGGAGGGAGGCGGCGGGGGTGTGACGCGCTGGCTGGCCATGGACCGTGTGCTCATGCCGGGGAGGGCGTGCTGAGCGGTGTGGAACTGCTGGCCGTTGAAGTTGGCGAGTCCCATGAGGTCACCTCCCGGTTGATGCGGCGCCGTGTGCGAATTCCTGGAGCGTCGGGCCCCGTTCGAGCCCGGCGTTGAAACCGAATGAGGAGTCGGCCTGCTGGTCCATGTCGGAGCGGCTCGGGGCGACGGCCAGGGAGCCGGTGGTCGCGGAGCCGGTCAAGGGCAGGGAGGCGGTGCGAGGGCTGCTGGGGGAAGTGACGCCAGTGCTCATGAACGGGCCCACCCCATGTCGTCTGCGGGGCCGGGAGCCGAGGCCGGCCCGGAGTTTCCGCCGCCGCCCTGCATGGCGTGAGCCGCCGACGAGCCGAACTGCATGGCGGACAGCACCCGGCTGCCGCTGCCGGCCGACCTGGTCCCGGCGCTGATTGCACCCGAGCGTGCAGCGGCGGTGACGGCGGTGCCAGCCGCTTCCCGGGCCCCGACGGACAGGGCGGCGCGGCCGAGCATGCCGGCGAGGAGAGGCCACATGGGTCAGCCCGCCTTGTAGCCGGTGGACCCGCCCGCGCGGAAGTTGTCCTGCTCGCCGAACGCGCTGCGGACCTTGCGGGAGCTGGTGGTCGCGCAGCACGGGCAGCCGGGGCCGTGGTAAGAGCGGGCGACGGAGACGACACCGGCCGGGCCGTAGGTCTCGGCGGCCGACGTGGTCCGCTGGCTGCGGTGGGCGGCGTCCTTCACGGTCGGGTCCTGGTCCTTGGACAGCCCGGAGCGCGAGCGGGAGATGCCGTTGGTGGGTCGGACCCAGGTCACGCGGTGGGAATCGTCGCCCATGGTCGGGAACTCACCGGTGCTCAGGGAGTTGACGGTGCTCGTCCTGCCCTTGTTGGGCGGGGTCCAGTGCTGGCTCATGTTCTCCTCCGCGTGGCGGTCGGGGCCCTGGAGATGCTGAACACGAGTGATGTATGAGTTAGTGACGACTGGGCCTGCTGTCGGGAGTTTAGGTCTGCGCAGTTTTCGGCGAATATTTCACGAGCCCATGACCCGGATCGCGATGCCGAGGATGTCGCCTTGAGGTGACTTGCTGCGGAAGAAGGAAATCTCCTCCGTCAGGCGAGTTCCGAACGAGCTTACGAAGGACTGAGCGATGGGGATTGCCTTGACCGACTGATTGACTGCGCCTGCACCAACGGGCTTCAGTACGACGACGTGGCCGGCGTTGATGGCATGGGCAATCGCAGATCCGAGTTCGGGCGCCGGAGTCGTCGACTTGACCCGGAACTCCTTCTCGGAGACCGCGTCCGATTGAGTCTGCACGATGAATACTCCCTGCATCTTTTGCTGATGCAGGGAGCGTAGGCGTCGGCAATTAATTCTCGTTATGCCGCCTTTTTGGTGGGCGGCTTCGGGTTACGGATCGCGTCGATAACGTCCTGCTGGAACTTCAGTTCCAGCGGCTTCTCTGTCTCCAGGTCGGCCGCAATGCGTGCCAGGGAGTAGGCGTCGGCGGCGTCGTGGCTGGAGGACTCGTGCTGCCAGCGCATGTAGACGGCCAGCATCATTTTGTCCTTGTCCGCCCGGCCCGAGCCCGTGACGTACTTCTTCACCGTGGTCGGGGCCACGGCGTGGAGCAGGTGCGGAGGGAAAACCTGCACGAGGGCCAGGCGCATGACGCCGCCCAGTTCTCCCAGCTCCTCGCGGCGGAACTTGCTGCCGTAGGCGTAGCCCTCGAAGCAGACCTGGCTCACGGTGCCCTGCTGGCGCAGGTTCACGAAGAGCTGGCGCAGAGTGTGGTGGACGTAGGCCAAGCGCTGCGGACCGACGCCGGCCTTGGACGGGGAGAAGTCGTAGACGTGCTCAGTGGCGGTCTTGGTGGCCGGGGTGAAGGCCACGATCGCGCAGCCGGAGTAGGACTGGTCGATGCCGATGTAGGAGCGGGGCATCAGACCCCCCAGCGGGAGGCGCGGGACTCTGTGTCGCGGCTGTTCTGCCGGCGGCTGAGATCACGAGAGCAGAACTGGGCACGGGCCTCGGAGTTGGCGTGCACCATGTCCAGCGCCTCGCACAAGCTCAGCGCGGCGACGTGCTTCTCCTCGTCAGCCTGCACCTGGGAATCGGCAGCAGCAGCGGCCTTGCGGCCGGCCACCGTCTTCTCCATCGACGCGTTCAGGGACGCGGTGGCGATGGAGTGGTTCAGGTTCTGCTTCGCGGCCTTCTCGTTGGCGCGGGCCTCGACCAGACGCATCGCCGCGTACGCGGTCCAGGAGACGAAGGTGCCGTAGAGGACCATCAGGTCTTGGTCGGTGAGTTCGGTGATGTCGCGGGGTAGTCCTGGCAGGTAACCGTCGGGCCGTTCTTCCTTTTCGAAGCCCAGTTTTTCGAGTTCGTCCCAGAGGCGATCTGCGGCAGTGCTCACTTCTGCTCCTTGAATTCGATGCACGAGGGGCAGCCCGAACGTCCATTGATGTTGCAGCGGGGCGCGGTGTCGGATTTCACGCAGTCGACGATCGCGGCGGCGGCTTCGATGAGTGGCTCCGAGAACCCCTCGTCGTAGGTGACGGTGAAGCTCTTCGTCTCCTGCGTCGACTTGAAGTCATAGAAGAAGACCGTTCGATCCACTTCGAGATCTTCAAAGTGCACGCAGAGATACATGTAGAGCTGTGTTTGACGCACGGCCGAAGGAAGTGGCCGGCGAAAGTCCCGCCACAGGCGCGTGAGGTCGGGTAGCTTGCCGAACTCCTCCGTCTCGACCATGTAGCGCTCAAGGAACTCAGGGCGTTCGTACCGCAGAGAACCGAGGCCGAGCGTCTTGATTTCGATGAGTGCGCTGTCCTGCGGGCTGTATCCGTCCGCCTTTCCGCCTATGCGGAGCGGGTCGGCGTTGAGGGGAACTTCGGCGTACTCGACACAGCGGCGGGATGCGGAGCAGACCCGGCAGCAGGTCGGGGTCTGGTCGTCCCAGAAGATCTGGTCGCAGGCCCGGCAGTGCCAGTCGCCGGCCAGGCGGCCCATCTCGGTGAACCAGCGCTGCCATTTCGAGTGGGTCTCGTGCCCTTCCTGGAAGATGTTCTCCCGAGTGAAGGTCGTCCTCCGCTTCTCCGCAGGCTCGGCTTGACGGCGCAGTCGGTGGAACGCCGCGAGGTGGCACCAGTCGGCCTTCACCATCTCGCTGGGGTGAAGGACGTCCTGACGCCGGCCGGAAGGCCGCATCGCCTTCTCCAGCACGTGCTTCTGCACGTCGCCGTAGAGCGGTTCTGCGGACTTGGTGGCGTTCAGGTACTCGGTAAGGGCCGGACCCCCCTTTACGACGCGGCTGGCCACTGACTCTCCTCATTGGTCGGGGGTTCGGTGTTTCCAGGGGGATGCCAGATCCAGCGTTCCGGCATCCCGGGGTAGCGCATTCGCATTTCCAGCCGGTCCCGCGCGGTCATTCCGCCCCAGACGCCGAAGTTCTCCTTGTTGAACATGGCTGTTCGCAGGCATTCGGTACGGCGAGGGCAGACCCGGTCGTCATAGGTGCCGTTGCATACGTCGAGTGCGAGGGTTTCGTCCTCGAAGAAGACATCGCGGTTGCGCGTGGGAATGAAGCTGTTGTCGCGGCATTTGGCCTCGCCCCGGTGGTGGATTCCGGACCAGTCGGGTGCGTTGACGAGAGCGCGAATTCCCATCACGTGTCCTCCTCGCGTTCGATGAGGCGAAGAAATGTTTCTTTGGAGAGAACGACCCACGTCCGGCCCTGCATGTCGACGGCGAAGGCCATGTCCCGCAGGTCGAGGAGGGCGTTTCTCTCGGCGTTGATCAGGTCTTTGTGGGTGAGGGAGAACCGCGCGGCGGAGGTGGTCTTGCACTCGATAGACCACGCCTGGTTCCTCACGTCGTTCTTGACAGCCCAGCCGTTTCCGGACCCGGCCGTCGTGGTGCCGCCGATCTCTCTGGCGAGACGTTTCTCCTGGTCGCGGGAGGCTTTGATACGCCGGTCCATCAGTCCTCGCCCAAGCGGATCGCATCCAAGACGTCAGCGCTCAACTGCTCCTGAAGATCGACGTCTTCCCGCATGGCGGCGGTCATCTTCTTGTCCCCGTGCCACTGATATTCGCGGTACTTGTACCAGGAGCCGTCGAGGCTGATGAGACCGAGAAGGATGCCCTGCGTGACGAGCTGGGATGCCAGATCGTATTCGCCGGCCAGGAAACCGGCTGAACTGTTGGCGAAGTAGAAGCGCAGGGAGGCGACTTGTTGAGGAGCCGCTGACTTCGACTTGAGAGTCTTGAGCTTGATGACCTGGCCGACTCGTACGGACCCACCGGTGCGTTTCTCGTCAATCCATTCGGTTCGACTGACCTCGACCCTCGTGTAATAGGCGTAGTTCTTGGCCTTGCCACCTGGGGAGGTCTTGGGTGTGGCGCCCGCCGGTGCCCATCCGCCGATCTGGTCCCGAAATTGGTTCACGATCAGGGCGAGCAACGGGCGCTCCTGCTCGACGAGCGAGCGGCGCGTGGCCTGGCCGACCTTGCGGAAGAACTTCCCGGTGACCCGGGCCCCGCTTGCCATCGTGGCCTGGTCCATGTCCTTCTCGGACTCGTCGTCGGCTACCAGGGCCGGGTAGCTGTCGAGCACGATCGCATCCACTGCGCGGGACTCTGCCGCACGGATCATCTCCGTATAGGCGTCCTCCATGGCGTTCGTCTCGAACACGATGACGCGGTCCACGTCCACGCCGAGCTTGGCTGCCCATTCGTGGTCGTAGCCTTCGGCCGCCACCCAGAACGTCGTGAAGTCGCGGTCCTGTTGCTGATTGGCTGCGATGGTCTTGTGCACGACGGTGGTCTTGCCCGAGGATTCGGCGCCGAGGATCTCATTCCACTGATTACCGGGCCACCCTCCCCCGAGCATCACGTCGAGGGAGAGCGATCCAGAGGTGAAACGGGGGACGGCAGGCATCCGCGATGCGAGAACTACCGATCCTGCGCCGTACTTTCTGTTGATCCGCGCCATGAGGGCCCGGGTCTCATCACTGAGCGGCATTCCCAAACCGTATGGAACGAAAAAAATACCGCACAGAGCCATATGGGTGAGCTATTTTCAGTTGTTTTAGCACCAGCTCGGATCGTCGTCAGTGCCCAGGCACACGTGCGTCCAGGCCGGCTCAGCGTCATTCGGGCCGATGCTCATGGCTGGTGTCGGTCGAGGTGATCGTGCGGGTGAGGTGTCGATGTCTTGCGCCGTGAGGACGAGAAACCCTCCGGCGGAGATGAGTGCGACGGCGGTGGCGATCACGAAGGCGCGCAGCATGAGGTCTCCCTGTATGAATGGATTCCGAGTGGAAGAACGTGCCGTCAGAGGCGGCCGATGATGGTCTGCGGGTTGTAGCCGGCGCCCTTGGCCTGATGAAGCGAGACCTTCTGAGGGGCCGAGGAGTTGTTGGCGATGGCGACGCCCTGGGTGCTGTTCTGGACGGGCCAGCCGCAGTCGAAGCACTGCGCCATTGCGTTGGGGGTGGGGCGCCAGTAGTGCTCACCCGTGCACGAGGGGCAGCGCTCGGCCTGCTGAGCGGACTGGGCGCGGTCGGTCTGGTATGCCCGCTGGAGTTGCTCGGGGGACGCCTGCGGCGCGGCCGGCGGGGTCTCGGGGCGGGTGTACGTGGGGTGCGCCCACCACGGGGTCCCGGAAGCGGTGAGGCCGGCCTGCGGGCGGGGGGAGGGCTGGCCGCCTTGGGCCTCGCGGAACTTGTTCAGCCAGAAGTCGCTCATGCCTTGTCTCCGATTTCCAGGATTCCCTTTTGCAGAAGGTGCGAAATCACGGCGGTGCATGCGGTGCGGGTGACGAAATGGAACATCGTCTGGGAGCGCTCGTCGCCGTCCTCCTCGTGCTCGCCCATTCGCGTCAGTCGGTAAAGAAGGTTGGCCGCGACGTCTGCGTGCGAGAGGGCGTCGGCGGCAACGGGAATGAAGTCCGCGATCCGGGCGTGGGACTGGTAGTGCTCGATCTCGTCCACGTCGGGCCCGGCCGGGACGAGCCCGAGAAGACGGCACACCTCGGCGTAGTCACTGCATGCGACTACGTCTCGGAGCATTCCCCGGAAGATGGCAGGTGCTTCGGCTTCGATATCGGGCATGGTTCCAGCCTAGGTCGGGTGATTATTTCGCTTCAGACCAGCGGTCGCAGATTTTTACGTCTGTGGTAACCGGGACGGAAAGGAGCTGCATTTCCGCGCCGGCCATCGCCTCGTGGAGGATCGTTGCGCCTTCCTCGGCGATGTCCGCCGGGCACATGGCCGCGATCTCGTCGTGGACGGTCAAGAGGATCTGCATATCGGGCAGGAGGCTCTTGTGCAGACGGACCAGGGCGCGCTTCGTCATGTCCGCGTTCGAGCCCTGGATGTGGGAATTGACGACCTGGCGTTCGGCCTTGGCGCGGCGGCCGTGGTCGTGCGACAGCAGGTCGGGCAGGCGGCGCTTGCGGCCAAGCAGGGTACGCAGGTACGGCTCCGGCCGGCGGGACCGGACGGTGCGCAACAGCTTCGCCTTGTACCGATAGACCTCGGGGAATTGCTTTTCGTGTGTGGCGAGGATCTGCTTGGCCCGGCGCAGCGTCGTGTGCGACATGTCGGCGACTTTCTGTGCGCCGGCGCCGTAGTTGATAGCGAAGGCGATGGCCTTGGCTACTTGCCTCATTTCCTTGGTGACATCCTCGGGAGCGACACCGAAGACGGCGCTCGCGGTGGCCGTATGGGCGTCGATGCCGTCATGGAAGCCCTGCCACAGCGCGCCTTTGCCGGCGAAGTGCGCGAGGATTCTCTGCTCGATCTGCGCGTAGTCAGCGACAAGGAGTTTGAACCCCGGGATGGGGTCTACCAGGTCCCGAATTGCTTTGCCCCAAACGGTGTCTGCCCTGGGCCAGTTCTGGACGTTCGGGGTCGAGCACGAGAACCGTCCGGTGACCGTTCCATACTGTTTGAGCATTGGGTGGATGCGGCCGTTGAAGATCTGTGTCGGCTTGTCCTCGGCTGGATTTCCGAGATACCCCTCCACGTAGGTGGAAAGGATCTTGCTGACGTCCTGGTAGCCGAGGAGCGCGCTGACGAACTGGTTGCGTCCCTTGTACGGTTCCAGGGCTTCGGCGTCTGTGCTGGGGGCGCCTTTTTTCGTCAACTTCCTCGGCTTCAGGCCCTGTTCCTCGTAGAGGATCTTCTGCTTCTGCGGGACGCTGCCGATGTTGAAGACGTGGCCGGCGGCGCGGTACACCTCGGCTTCGGCGTTCTCCATCTCTCCGCGCAGCCTGGTGCGCAGTTCCCTGAGAGCGGCGATGTCGATGGGGACGCCCTTGCCCATGTGGAGGAGGCAGTGCAGGACGTCCATCTCCAGGGCCCACACGTCCTCCAGGCCCTCGGCCGTGATCTTCGGCCGCATGTCCTTCCACTGGAGCCATGTGGTGCGGCCGTCGAGCCAGGCGTAGTCCTGGACCTGGCCGAAGGCGTGCTTCTCGACGCACTTGCCGGTGTCGTCGTGGTCGTAGTCGAGGTGGTACCGCTCACGGTCGAGGGCCTTCAGGCCGATGAGACGGTTTTCGTTGAGCATCCACGCGGCGACGATGGTGTCCCCGTACGGCGGGGGTGGAAAGCCCCGGCCCGGGAAGTACTTGGCGACGCTCAGCAGGTCGAATGGCGCGTTGTGGGCGACCTTGATGCGGTCGGAGAAGAAGAGGTGCTCCAGGGCGCCGAACACCTGCGAGGGGCGGAGCTGTTTGGGTGGCTCGTCGAAGAGCGCTGGGAGGTGCTCCCATTCCCCGGTCTGCTTGTTTTTTCGGCGGGTTGCCTTGCGCACCAGGTTGTACCCGTTGGGGTGGCCGAGAGGAATCACCGAGCACGCGCCGTCGGTGGACAGAGAGAGCCAGGTGACCTCGTTGACGGCCGGCACCCCACGATGGGGGCCCGTAGTCTCGACGTCGAAAGCGAAACCGTCGCGCGCCTCGAAGTACTCGATGACGTCATGGAGTTGGTCGACTGTGGTGACGAGCTGGTGCACGGAACGTCCCTCTGGTCGAGAAACAGCCCGCCCCGGGGTGTGGGTCGGCACCCGGGGCGGGCGGTCGGCGGGGTCGGTCAGCTCTCCATCACCAGGTCGACCACTTCGGACATCGCCTCTTCGTCGAGCTTTTCCTTGACGACATCGCCCCACTGGTGGCCTTCGGCCAGGAACGCCGCCAGGGCCTCTTCAGTGAGGGGCTCGACGTCGTACTCCTCGTAGAGATCGCGCTCCTTGACGCGCTCCAGGGTGTACTCGACGCTCTTCTTCTTCGTCTCTTTCTTGATCGTGAAGTAGAGGTCCACCCTGTTCAGCGGGCCGCGCTTGGGGTCGGTGGCGATGTCCTTGAGTTGGCGGGCCACCTTGATGCCGGCCTCCCAGACCTTCAGCGCGGGCGTGTCCGGGTCTTCCAGCGAGATCACGTCGAAGCAGGCGCTGAAACGTTTCGCCTTGTCACCGATCTGGCAGAGCGGGCAGTCCGGGGTGCCCCAGCAGCGCACGCTCTTGGAGCCGTCCTCGATCTCGTCGATCCAGTGCGAGTTGTAGACGTCGAAGGGGCCGTCGCCAAGGATCTTGATGACGGTGGCCTCCTCCGTCACCTTCAGGTACATGTCGGAGCCGGACGCGGAGGCGGCCTTGTCCATGGCGTCCCAGCCGGCCATCTGGGTCGGACCTCCGGCTCCAGTGGCGACGACGCGACCCGTTACTGCCTCGCGCTTCCCGACTTCGAAGCCGGCTTGTTCGGTCTGAGACGTCGTTCCGGGCAGTTCGCGCCGGCGGCGGCCGTAGGTGCGGGTCTCGGGCATGTTCAGCTCCAGTCCTGGACGGGGTCGGGGAGGGCAGCACGTGTCGCGACAAACAGCTCGCGGCATCTTTCGGGGAATTGGGTCTGGGATATGAAGCGCTGGGTGCCCGAAAGGATGCCTTCCTCATAGGCGATGAGGACGACTCCCTCGATCTGGCGCCTGGTATAAAGGCGTCGGCGACCGTTCTTGGATTCGCTGTTGTAGATCCAAGTCGCGCCGGGAAAGAGACCGCTGGATTCCCACTTGTAGATAGTTTTCGGTGCGCGCCCGAGCGCGTTCGCGAGGTGCGAGATGGCGAAGAACTCGCGGTAGAAACCGGAGATCTTCTTGTAGACGGGGTCTTCGTCCCAGTGAGGGGAATCGGCGGCTTGGACGCTCTGTGTGGGATGGGCAAGCCCGACGGGTCGGTGAGTCCCGGGGTAGACGTCCAAGGGCCGTCGGGGTGGGCCGATGCCGGTCATGTCGTGAGCCCCCGGAAAGCCCAGGACTCCTTCTGGACCATGATCTGATCCATGTCCTCCTCGGTGAGCGCGCCTTCCTGGAGGAGGACGTACAGCTCGTCCGCGTCGAGCGTGGGTACCGGCGGGAAGGCGCGGTGGTAGACGGTTTCGCCACGTGCCTTGGTAATCCGCTCGGCCGCTTCGAGGTCGGCCACGATTGAGACGCGGCGCTCGCGCTTGATGCGGACATATTCGGTATCGCCGACTGGGATGGGGAAAGGGAGGTCGATGTACTGCGACCCCTTGTGGTCGGCGTATCCCCGAGCCTGGACGGCGGAGGCCACGGAGTCGCGGAGCTTGTTCATCCGCGTAGTGAGTTCTGTCTGCTGAGCCTTGAGGATCGCCCATTCCCGAAAGGTCGGGATGACCGGGTCGAACGGGAGAGGCCGGGTTTCTGGTGCCGTGCTGTCGAGATGCTCTTCGGGCACGTATTGCTCCCAGGGTGGTGCTTGCGGGAAGGAGCTACTCGCAATGCTCCGGTCCGAAAACCCTATGAGCCCGAAAAATCGCAGCCAATCGGCCAAACGAGTGGCTTACTGAACATTTTCGATGTGCTCGGAGAGCGACTCGACGTCCATGTCCAGGGCGCCGGTGCCAGTGCCGTCGACAACTGCTTCGGACAGGCGTCGGCGCAGAAGAAGGGTTGCCTGGACGCGTTCTTCGACGGTGTCTTCGACCACGAGGCTGGTGACGTGGACACGCTCGAATTGAGACGAGGCGCGTACATGGCGCGTGTTCCTCTGTGACAGAACACCGTTGGAGTACGGCAGATCGTAATTCACGAGATATTGGGCCTCGGGGAGATCAAGACCGTACCCGCCGGCGTTCGTGGAGATGAAGAGGCGGCATTCCGGATCGGTCTTGAACCGAGCGAGGACGCCCGCCTTCTCGTCCGAGGTAAGCCCGCCGTGGAAGAGCGCCAGGTCGCCGTACTTCTCCAGACGCTCGGACAGGTACGGCAGCATCTTGCGATAGTCCGTGAAGATCGCCGCCTTGGTGCCGGGCTCGGCAAGCATGGTGCCCACCAGCTCGTCCAAGAGGGTCAGCTTCGGCGAGCTGTACAGGTCAGGCAGGTCATACCGCCGGGCGGCGAACTCGGCAGCGTACTGGGAACCCCCGGTGCCTTCGTGGTACGCCACGGCTGAGTCCATCAGGAGCTGCGGGTGGTCGAGCAAGAGGCGTGCGGCCTGGAGGCGAGCCATGAGCTTGCCCTGGGGGCCGAACCCCGCCCCGGACTTGAGGCCGGCGTAGTAGGCCGCGATATCGAACTCTCCGCCGGCTTCGGCCAACTCATCCATGGCGGCCTGGAGGTCGGCGAGGATGGCCTTGTAGATCGACCTGGTCGTCTTGTCGAGCTGTACGTATCGGGTGGTCTCGGCGACCTCCGGCAGGTACTTGGCGACCTCGGGGTCCAGACGGGATTTCCGGATCATCGCCCGGGAGAGGTTCTTGTGGAGCAATCCGAGATTCTTGTAACTGGAGACTCCGCCGAAGAAGTTCCTGTTGATGTAGGACTTCTCAAAGAGGTCCCAGCGGCCCAAAATTTTTGCGTTGACCCACTCCATGATGCTGAATACTTCTTCTGGACGGTTTTCAACGGGCGTGCCCGTAAGGGCGATGCGAACCGGTGGCCGGAGTTTCTTGACGCGCTTCGTCGTCTGTGCCGAGAAGTTCTTGATGGCGCTCGCCTCATCGAGAACCAATGCATCGCCGGGCAGGGCGCACAACTCTTTCCAGTCGTGCAACACAGCTCCGTAGGAGACGATCACGTAATCGGCGTGCTGCGCAGTTTCCCATTGAGCGCGACGCTGCTTCGGGGTGCCG
Coding sequences within it:
- a CDS encoding DEAD/DEAH box helicase, whose translation is MFTGTLFPYQHEAVDRILSDRRILVAYSMGTGKTVLTLAALEDLFGQGEIRCCVIMVPSSLKWQWAQAIAQFTDTPTRTVTLRGMDLVVPAEDVCTVVNGTPKQRRAQWETAQHADYVIVSYGAVLHDWKELCALPGDALVLDEASAIKNFSAQTTKRVKKLRPPVRIALTGTPVENRPEEVFSIMEWVNAKILGRWDLFEKSYINRNFFGGVSSYKNLGLLHKNLSRAMIRKSRLDPEVAKYLPEVAETTRYVQLDKTTRSIYKAILADLQAAMDELAEAGGEFDIAAYYAGLKSGAGFGPQGKLMARLQAARLLLDHPQLLMDSAVAYHEGTGGSQYAAEFAARRYDLPDLYSSPKLTLLDELVGTMLAEPGTKAAIFTDYRKMLPYLSERLEKYGDLALFHGGLTSDEKAGVLARFKTDPECRLFISTNAGGYGLDLPEAQYLVNYDLPYSNGVLSQRNTRHVRASSQFERVHVTSLVVEDTVEERVQATLLLRRRLSEAVVDGTGTGALDMDVESLSEHIENVQ
- a CDS encoding stage V sporulation protein S, with product MQTQSDAVSEKEFRVKSTTPAPELGSAIAHAINAGHVVVLKPVGAGAVNQSVKAIPIAQSFVSSFGTRLTEEISFFRSKSPQGDILGIAIRVMGS
- a CDS encoding DNA polymerase, with the translated sequence MIPLGHPNGYNLVRKATRRKNKQTGEWEHLPALFDEPPKQLRPSQVFGALEHLFFSDRIKVAHNAPFDLLSVAKYFPGRGFPPPPYGDTIVAAWMLNENRLIGLKALDRERYHLDYDHDDTGKCVEKHAFGQVQDYAWLDGRTTWLQWKDMRPKITAEGLEDVWALEMDVLHCLLHMGKGVPIDIAALRELRTRLRGEMENAEAEVYRAAGHVFNIGSVPQKQKILYEEQGLKPRKLTKKGAPSTDAEALEPYKGRNQFVSALLGYQDVSKILSTYVEGYLGNPAEDKPTQIFNGRIHPMLKQYGTVTGRFSCSTPNVQNWPRADTVWGKAIRDLVDPIPGFKLLVADYAQIEQRILAHFAGKGALWQGFHDGIDAHTATASAVFGVAPEDVTKEMRQVAKAIAFAINYGAGAQKVADMSHTTLRRAKQILATHEKQFPEVYRYKAKLLRTVRSRRPEPYLRTLLGRKRRLPDLLSHDHGRRAKAERQVVNSHIQGSNADMTKRALVRLHKSLLPDMQILLTVHDEIAAMCPADIAEEGATILHEAMAGAEMQLLSVPVTTDVKICDRWSEAK
- a CDS encoding crossover junction endodeoxyribonuclease RuvC; the encoded protein is MPRSYIGIDQSYSGCAIVAFTPATKTATEHVYDFSPSKAGVGPQRLAYVHHTLRQLFVNLRQQGTVSQVCFEGYAYGSKFRREELGELGGVMRLALVQVFPPHLLHAVAPTTVKKYVTGSGRADKDKMMLAVYMRWQHESSSHDAADAYSLARIAADLETEKPLELKFQQDVIDAIRNPKPPTKKAA
- a CDS encoding WhiB family transcriptional regulator, with protein sequence MGIRALVNAPDWSGIHHRGEAKCRDNSFIPTRNRDVFFEDETLALDVCNGTYDDRVCPRRTECLRTAMFNKENFGVWGGMTARDRLEMRMRYPGMPERWIWHPPGNTEPPTNEESQWPAAS